A single region of the Syntrophotaleaceae bacterium genome encodes:
- a CDS encoding ribose-phosphate pyrophosphokinase, whose protein sequence is MKPMVLIGRSLPALGERLMQALDAQPGRCLIEVFPDGEIKVQVKEALEGRKVFLLQSTHAPAGAHLLELLLLADACRRRGAQSIVAIVPYFGYARQDRRVTGEEPIGARLVADLLACRCDRIIAFDLHTPAIEGFADIPLLHLTAVPLLAETYRKHRHSNDVLVAPDAGAVRLANRYGELLDLPVAYVEKVRKSDREVSVRAVTGEVKDRSPVLVDDMISTGGTMVAAVKALLEAGAKPDISIMASHCLLVGEAADRLAKLPLQRILTTDSITLAATRPLPLERYSLAQILADEVNRIAGIPLEN, encoded by the coding sequence ATGAAGCCGATGGTGTTGATAGGACGTTCTCTTCCTGCCCTGGGTGAACGCCTCATGCAGGCGCTGGATGCACAGCCGGGCCGCTGTCTGATCGAGGTTTTTCCCGACGGTGAAATCAAGGTGCAAGTGAAGGAAGCGCTTGAGGGACGCAAGGTCTTTCTGCTGCAATCCACCCACGCACCGGCCGGCGCACATCTCCTTGAGCTTCTCCTGCTCGCCGACGCCTGCCGCCGGCGGGGGGCCCAATCGATCGTTGCGATCGTCCCCTATTTCGGCTATGCCAGACAGGATCGCCGGGTTACCGGTGAGGAGCCGATCGGCGCCCGGCTTGTGGCCGACCTTCTGGCCTGCCGCTGCGACCGGATCATCGCCTTCGACCTGCACACTCCCGCCATCGAGGGATTTGCCGACATTCCCCTGCTGCATCTGACGGCGGTGCCTCTGCTGGCCGAAACCTATCGAAAACACCGCCATTCAAACGATGTCCTGGTCGCCCCGGATGCCGGTGCTGTCCGCCTGGCCAACCGATACGGCGAACTGTTGGATCTTCCGGTGGCCTACGTGGAGAAAGTGCGGAAAAGCGATCGCGAGGTGTCGGTGCGGGCGGTGACCGGTGAGGTCAAGGATCGGTCTCCGGTCCTGGTCGACGACATGATCAGCACAGGGGGGACCATGGTGGCCGCGGTGAAAGCTTTGCTGGAGGCTGGTGCAAAGCCGGACATATCGATTATGGCAAGCCACTGTCTGCTTGTCGGCGAGGCTGCTGATCGATTGGCGAAACTGCCTCTGCAGAGAATCCTCACCACGGACAGCATCACGCTGGCGGCAACCCGGCCTCTCCCTTTGGAAAGATACAGTCTGGCTCAGATCCTGGCAGACGAGGTGAACCGGATAGCAGGTATACCTCTCGAAAATTGA
- the polX gene encoding DNA polymerase/3'-5' exonuclease PolX, translating to MPITNADIARIFNHIADLLEIDGDNPFRVRAYRNAARTISDQPQGMAEMLEDGKDLSQLPGIGKDLAGKVAEIVASDRLEMLRTLEAKVPPDLCELLRLTGLGPKRIAVLYRQLGIKTFDELAAAARDQRIRELPGFGKKTEENILREIKGKTAMALRTRLAEAEQVAEPLQAYLKATEGVKQVMVAGSYRRRLETVGDLDILVACERGSPVMDRFTDFENVVEVLAKGGTKSSVRLRGGLQVDLRVVPAVSYGAALYYFTGSKAHNIAVRQIAQRKGLKINEYGVFRGEGEAEERIAGTSEEEVFATVDLPYIEPELRENSGEIEAAREDRLPELIVPGDLRGDLHAHTRATDGRSSLKEMAEAARSLGYSYLAITEHSQAVAMARGFDARRLEQQIEEIDELNEVLSGFRVLKGIEVDILEDGSLDLPDEVLEKLDLTVCAIHSKFDLTLEKQTERIIRAMDNPHFRILAHPTGRLINKREPYQVNMEKIMKAALERGCFMEINAQPDRLDLNDQHCRLAKEMGLKVAICTDSHHTAGLRNVKYGIYQARRGWLTRDDVINTREVEDLLKLLQR from the coding sequence ATGCCCATCACCAATGCCGACATTGCCCGCATCTTCAACCATATTGCCGACCTGCTGGAGATTGACGGGGACAATCCTTTTCGGGTAAGGGCCTACCGCAATGCCGCCCGTACCATCAGCGATCAGCCGCAAGGCATGGCAGAGATGCTCGAAGACGGCAAGGACCTTTCGCAGTTGCCCGGAATCGGCAAGGACCTGGCCGGCAAGGTTGCCGAGATTGTCGCCAGCGACCGTCTGGAAATGCTGCGGACACTGGAAGCGAAGGTTCCACCCGATCTGTGCGAACTGCTGCGCCTCACCGGACTCGGACCAAAGCGGATCGCAGTGCTTTATCGCCAGCTCGGGATCAAAACTTTTGACGAACTGGCCGCTGCGGCCCGGGACCAGCGAATCCGCGAACTGCCCGGGTTTGGCAAGAAGACCGAAGAAAATATCCTGAGGGAGATCAAGGGCAAGACCGCGATGGCTTTGCGTACCCGGCTCGCCGAAGCGGAACAGGTGGCCGAACCGCTGCAGGCCTATCTGAAAGCAACCGAGGGAGTGAAGCAGGTCATGGTTGCGGGAAGCTATCGGCGGCGTCTGGAAACGGTAGGAGACCTGGACATACTGGTCGCCTGCGAGCGCGGCAGCCCGGTGATGGATCGGTTCACCGATTTCGAAAACGTGGTCGAAGTTCTGGCCAAGGGCGGAACCAAATCCTCGGTGCGTCTGCGCGGCGGCCTGCAGGTGGACTTGCGGGTGGTTCCCGCGGTCAGCTACGGGGCGGCGCTCTACTACTTCACAGGATCGAAGGCTCACAACATTGCCGTGCGTCAGATCGCCCAGAGAAAAGGGCTCAAGATCAACGAGTACGGGGTCTTCCGTGGTGAGGGCGAGGCAGAGGAGCGGATAGCCGGCACCAGCGAGGAGGAGGTTTTCGCAACCGTCGACCTGCCCTACATCGAACCGGAACTGCGGGAGAACAGCGGCGAAATCGAGGCGGCCCGGGAAGATCGGCTGCCGGAACTGATCGTCCCCGGAGACCTCCGCGGCGATCTGCATGCTCATACAAGGGCCACCGACGGCCGTTCTTCATTGAAGGAAATGGCGGAGGCCGCCCGCTCCCTCGGCTACAGCTACCTGGCGATTACCGAACACAGCCAGGCCGTCGCCATGGCCCGGGGTTTTGACGCCAGGCGGCTGGAGCAGCAGATCGAAGAGATTGATGAGCTCAATGAGGTCCTTTCAGGCTTTCGCGTTCTCAAGGGCATCGAAGTCGACATTCTCGAAGACGGCAGCCTCGACCTGCCCGACGAAGTGCTTGAGAAGCTTGATCTGACGGTCTGCGCCATTCACAGCAAATTCGACCTCACCCTGGAAAAGCAGACGGAACGCATCATCCGGGCGATGGACAATCCGCATTTCCGAATCCTCGCTCATCCGACCGGCCGGCTCATCAACAAGCGCGAGCCCTACCAAGTGAACATGGAGAAAATCATGAAGGCCGCCCTCGAACGGGGCTGCTTTATGGAAATAAACGCTCAACCGGACCGCCTCGATCTGAATGACCAGCATTGCCGCCTGGCGAAAGAGATGGGTCTGAAAGTGGCGATCTGTACCGACTCCCATCATACCGCCGGCCTCCGGAATGTGAAATACGGCATTTACCAGGCGCGCCGCGGGTGGCTGACCAGGGACGATGTCATCAATACGCGGGAGGTGGAGGATCTGCTGAAACTGCTCCAACGCTAG
- a CDS encoding MgtC/SapB family protein, which produces MKINMQVWQQLGIALGLGLLVGLQREWSQPRAAGIRSFALITVLGTVCSILSVRFGGWILAGGLIALGATMVMANLGRKTTREAHPGPTTEVAALVMFAVGALLPTGRVAEAVAIGGGVAMLLHWKQPLHGFVQRIGEAEIRAVFRLVLIALVILPLLPDHSYGPYHVLNPFHIWLMVVLIVGISLGGFLVARYMGAETGSVLSGLLGGIISSTATTVSYARRTRTSPEASPLAALVIMIASTVVFIRVAFEVALVAPEIFWEMLPQFGLMTLWMGLISLAAYLLAHRKKADIPEPKDPSNLIAAVVFGALYALVLLAVAAAEEHFGDAGLYVVAAFSGLTDMDAITLSTAQMIKNDRLDLDTGWRMVMIGALSNIMFKAFIVGALGQARLLARISVLFGFSLAGGLLLLWLWP; this is translated from the coding sequence ATGAAAATCAACATGCAGGTCTGGCAACAACTCGGTATAGCCCTCGGATTGGGACTTCTGGTCGGCCTGCAGCGGGAATGGTCCCAGCCCCGGGCCGCCGGAATCCGCTCCTTTGCCCTGATTACCGTCCTCGGAACCGTCTGTTCCATTCTGTCGGTCAGGTTCGGCGGCTGGATTCTGGCCGGCGGCCTGATCGCCCTCGGCGCCACCATGGTGATGGCCAACCTGGGACGCAAAACCACCCGGGAGGCGCATCCGGGTCCCACTACGGAAGTGGCCGCCCTGGTCATGTTCGCCGTGGGCGCCCTGCTGCCGACCGGCAGAGTCGCGGAGGCCGTGGCCATCGGCGGGGGCGTGGCTATGCTGCTGCACTGGAAACAGCCTCTGCACGGTTTCGTCCAGCGCATCGGCGAGGCCGAGATCCGGGCCGTTTTTCGCCTGGTTCTGATTGCTTTGGTCATTTTGCCGTTGTTGCCGGACCATTCCTACGGTCCCTATCACGTTCTCAACCCTTTCCATATCTGGCTGATGGTCGTCCTGATCGTCGGCATCAGCCTCGGCGGTTTTCTGGTGGCCCGCTATATGGGGGCGGAAACGGGTTCGGTGCTGAGCGGCCTGCTTGGCGGGATTATTTCCAGCACCGCCACCACCGTCAGCTATGCGCGCCGCACCAGAACCTCTCCCGAGGCCTCCCCGCTGGCGGCCCTTGTCATCATGATCGCCTCCACGGTCGTGTTTATTCGTGTGGCCTTCGAAGTGGCTCTGGTGGCACCCGAAATTTTCTGGGAAATGCTGCCCCAGTTCGGCCTCATGACCCTGTGGATGGGACTGATCTCCCTGGCGGCCTATCTGCTGGCGCACAGAAAAAAGGCGGATATACCCGAGCCGAAGGATCCTTCGAACCTTATCGCCGCGGTGGTTTTCGGCGCCCTCTATGCTCTCGTGCTGCTGGCTGTCGCGGCGGCCGAAGAGCATTTCGGCGATGCCGGCCTGTATGTGGTGGCGGCTTTCAGCGGACTGACGGATATGGATGCCATCACCCTGTCGACCGCCCAGATGATCAAAAACGATCGACTGGACCTGGATACCGGCTGGCGCATGGTCATGATCGGAGCTCTGTCCAATATCATGTTCAAAGCTTTTATTGTCGGTGCTCTGGGGCAAGCCAGGCTTCTGGCACGAATATCGGTCCTTTTCGGATTTTCCCTGGCCGGAGGATTATTGCTGCTCTGGCTGTGGCCTTGA
- a CDS encoding complex I NDUFA9 subunit family protein produces the protein MQVFVTGSTGFVGGEVLRQLAAAGHQVVALVRPGSEGKLEKHPDIRIHPGDVTDPGSLPEGMRGCEAVIHLVGIIREFPDKGVTFERLHVQGTENVLRAAAASGTGRYLHMSANGARADGYSEYERTKWRAEQAVGDSGLEWTIFRPSLIFGPGSDLFSMLSKMVRLAPVVPVIGDGRYRLQPVALEQVAESFVRALSLPETVGRIFHLCGSEDYAYNEILDLIGKALGKDKVRKIHQPVSLVKPVVRVMEQFSAFPITSGQLTMLLEGNICDRGPWADTFGIEPISFAQGVKNCLGQ, from the coding sequence ATGCAGGTTTTCGTGACGGGAAGCACCGGGTTTGTGGGCGGCGAAGTGCTGCGGCAGCTGGCTGCGGCCGGGCATCAGGTTGTCGCCCTCGTGCGCCCCGGTTCGGAAGGAAAACTGGAAAAACATCCCGACATCAGGATCCATCCGGGAGACGTTACCGATCCTGGCAGCCTCCCCGAGGGGATGCGGGGATGCGAAGCGGTCATCCACCTCGTCGGAATCATCCGCGAATTTCCGGACAAAGGAGTGACCTTCGAACGACTGCATGTGCAGGGAACCGAAAATGTTCTTCGTGCTGCAGCTGCCAGCGGCACCGGGCGATATCTTCACATGAGCGCCAACGGCGCCAGGGCCGACGGATACTCCGAATACGAGCGGACAAAGTGGCGGGCTGAGCAGGCGGTGGGGGATTCGGGACTTGAATGGACCATTTTCCGTCCATCGCTGATTTTCGGACCGGGCAGCGATCTTTTTTCCATGTTGTCAAAAATGGTTCGCCTGGCGCCGGTGGTGCCCGTGATCGGCGACGGCCGCTACCGGCTGCAGCCGGTGGCGCTCGAGCAGGTGGCCGAATCCTTTGTCCGGGCGCTGTCGTTGCCGGAAACGGTGGGGCGGATTTTTCACCTGTGCGGTTCCGAAGATTATGCCTACAATGAAATCCTCGACCTGATCGGCAAGGCATTGGGCAAGGACAAAGTCCGAAAAATCCACCAGCCGGTGTCCCTGGTCAAACCGGTTGTCCGGGTCATGGAACAGTTCTCCGCTTTTCCGATCACCTCTGGACAGCTGACCATGCTGCTGGAGGGGAATATCTGCGACAGGGGACCCTGGGCGGACACTTTCGGCATTGAACCGATCTCTTTCGCCCAGGGGGTGAAGAATTGCCTCGGACAGTAA
- a CDS encoding inorganic diphosphatase, with protein sequence MNPWHLVPVDQTRIDKGFPVVIEIPRGSKNKYELDKQSGLLRLDRVLYGALHYPANYGFIPRTLAEDGDPLDVLVLGQEPVHPLTLLEARAIGVMRMRDEKGADDKIIAVNVHDPAVADYTGHEVLPHYQMLEIRKFFEEYKTLENKDVVVEDLEGIPKALQIIAAALARYNDMADELKRTEK encoded by the coding sequence ATGAATCCCTGGCATCTGGTTCCCGTGGACCAAACCCGCATCGACAAGGGCTTTCCGGTCGTCATCGAAATTCCCCGAGGGTCCAAGAACAAGTACGAACTCGACAAGCAGAGCGGACTGCTGCGTCTCGATCGGGTGTTGTACGGTGCCCTCCATTATCCGGCCAATTACGGATTCATCCCCAGGACCCTGGCAGAGGACGGCGATCCTCTGGACGTGCTGGTGCTCGGGCAGGAGCCGGTCCATCCGCTGACTCTGCTCGAGGCCCGAGCCATCGGCGTGATGCGCATGAGGGATGAAAAGGGCGCAGACGACAAGATCATCGCGGTCAACGTGCACGATCCGGCGGTGGCCGATTACACCGGCCACGAGGTGTTGCCCCATTACCAGATGCTGGAAATCCGAAAATTCTTCGAGGAATACAAGACCCTGGAAAACAAGGACGTGGTGGTGGAAGACCTGGAGGGTATTCCCAAAGCCCTGCAAATCATCGCTGCCGCCCTGGCCCGCTACAATGATATGGCTGATGAGCTGAAGAGGACAGAAAAGTGA
- a CDS encoding STAS/SEC14 domain-containing protein, whose amino-acid sequence MYERLNRSTGSSLAYRITRPLGREEMQQITDELEGTISVHGRIRVLIDLKAFPFDGLGSLWEELKFDIRHTPRLERLAIVGGTDVQQWVSRIFGVLTHTRCHCFNEGELDRAWDWLTGD is encoded by the coding sequence ATGTACGAGCGACTGAATCGAAGTACCGGATCATCTTTGGCTTATCGGATAACCCGCCCTCTCGGTCGGGAAGAGATGCAGCAGATCACGGACGAGTTGGAGGGAACCATCTCCGTCCACGGCAGGATACGGGTGCTGATCGATTTGAAAGCATTTCCATTCGACGGACTGGGATCGCTGTGGGAAGAACTCAAATTCGACATTCGCCATACACCCCGCCTGGAACGACTGGCCATTGTCGGTGGAACGGACGTCCAGCAGTGGGTCTCCAGGATATTCGGAGTCCTGACCCACACCCGCTGTCACTGTTTCAATGAGGGCGAACTGGATCGGGCATGGGACTGGCTGACCGGGGACTGA
- a CDS encoding aldo/keto reductase translates to MEVSCIGLGGEGILRSCGREREAQAVIDRALDLGINYFESARAYADSESYYGLSLGSRRQGIFLASKAHDRSAAGAMEQLEQSLRALRTDWLDLWQIHDVRTDEDLQKIFAPNGLLEAFRRAKKDGKARFIGITGHQDPDILLQALTLYEFDTVLLPVNPAETHWLSFPHIVLPEARRQEMGAIGMKVFCRGFGLQIPGQGSASLWLRYALSFDVSTIVIGCDNPLQVTENFEASQISPLNTEERLALEKAIKPWAKRLMPYKQSRNPKKSIPKPVRFRPLNSDC, encoded by the coding sequence GTGGAAGTTTCCTGTATCGGCCTTGGTGGTGAAGGCATTCTCCGCTCCTGCGGCCGGGAACGGGAAGCGCAAGCGGTCATCGACCGTGCTCTCGATCTGGGTATCAACTATTTTGAATCGGCCCGGGCCTATGCCGACAGCGAATCCTATTACGGACTCAGCCTGGGATCAAGACGGCAAGGTATTTTTCTGGCCAGCAAGGCGCACGACCGCAGCGCTGCTGGAGCCATGGAGCAACTGGAGCAAAGCTTGCGGGCTCTGCGCACCGACTGGCTCGATCTGTGGCAGATTCACGATGTGCGCACGGACGAGGATCTGCAGAAAATTTTCGCTCCCAACGGTTTGCTGGAAGCCTTCCGCAGGGCCAAAAAGGACGGCAAGGCACGATTTATCGGCATCACCGGACATCAGGACCCCGACATTCTGCTGCAGGCCTTGACCCTCTACGAATTCGACACGGTCCTGCTGCCGGTCAATCCGGCGGAAACGCACTGGCTGAGTTTTCCCCACATCGTTCTGCCCGAAGCCCGTCGCCAGGAGATGGGGGCCATCGGCATGAAGGTCTTCTGCAGGGGTTTCGGCCTGCAGATTCCCGGTCAGGGAAGCGCCTCCCTGTGGCTCCGCTATGCCCTATCCTTCGACGTCTCCACCATCGTCATCGGCTGCGACAATCCGCTTCAGGTCACCGAAAATTTTGAAGCCAGCCAGATATCTCCGCTCAATACTGAGGAACGTCTGGCCCTGGAAAAGGCCATTAAGCCCTGGGCCAAACGATTGATGCCGTACAAACAAAGCCGGAACCCGAAAAAATCCATTCCCAAACCGGTCCGATTCCGCCCGCTGAACAGCGACTGTTGA
- a CDS encoding glucose 1-dehydrogenase, whose protein sequence is MPNPASLQGQAALVTGSSSGIGRACAEALAAAGADVAINYHHSAQQAREAADQISRQHGVKTVTIGADVSQEQDVERMFARTLEAFGHLDILVSNAGIQKDAPFADMTLEQWRKVIDVNLTGGFLCARAAAREFLRRGPVPERSRALGKIIFISSVHQRIPWGGHVNYAASKGGLMLLMKSIAQELAPRKIRVNAVAPGAIRTDINRDVWEDEQTAAKLCSLIPYGRMGDTLDIGPAVAWLASDAADYISGETLFIDGGMTLYPGFGTGR, encoded by the coding sequence ATGCCAAATCCGGCTTCTCTGCAAGGGCAGGCGGCGCTGGTCACCGGTTCATCCTCAGGAATTGGCCGCGCCTGTGCCGAGGCGCTGGCCGCTGCCGGTGCCGACGTGGCGATCAATTACCATCATTCCGCCCAGCAGGCCAGGGAGGCGGCCGATCAGATATCCCGGCAGCACGGCGTGAAAACGGTCACCATCGGAGCCGATGTCAGTCAGGAGCAAGACGTCGAACGGATGTTCGCCAGAACCCTCGAGGCCTTCGGCCATCTGGATATTTTGGTCAGCAATGCCGGTATCCAGAAGGACGCTCCCTTTGCCGACATGACGCTGGAACAGTGGCGAAAAGTTATCGACGTCAACCTGACCGGCGGCTTTCTTTGCGCCCGGGCGGCCGCAAGGGAATTTCTGCGCCGGGGCCCCGTTCCCGAGCGCTCCCGCGCCCTGGGCAAAATCATTTTTATCAGTTCCGTCCACCAGAGGATCCCCTGGGGAGGACATGTCAACTATGCCGCCAGCAAGGGCGGGCTGATGCTGTTGATGAAGTCCATCGCCCAGGAGCTGGCGCCCCGCAAAATCCGAGTCAACGCCGTGGCCCCCGGTGCCATCAGAACCGACATCAACCGCGACGTCTGGGAAGACGAGCAGACCGCCGCCAAACTCTGCAGCCTGATCCCCTACGGCAGAATGGGTGACACTCTCGACATCGGACCTGCCGTGGCCTGGCTGGCCTCGGATGCCGCCGATTATATCTCTGGAGAAACTCTTTTCATTGACGGCGGCATGACGCTTTACCCCGGATTCGGCACCGGCCGATGA
- a CDS encoding acetyl-CoA C-acetyltransferase, whose translation MNEDHPSNHSNNALKQRPVYIVDGSRTPFLKVRGKPGPFSPVDLAVQCGRPLLLRQDLPPDAFDMVILGCVNVLAHEMNPARLAALRLGLGETMPAFTVQINCGSGMLSIDNAFRSIASGSQDLVLAGGAEALSQAPLLAKPEAVAWLAQMREVRSPAESLRLMKGWRANFLKPVLGLKQGLTDPVAGLSMGQTTEILAHLFATSREEADRYALESHQRLSRAQTEGWLEDEIEAAISPTGELFQQDDGVRPDSTLEALSRLKPVFEPPFGLVTAGNSSQVTDGASWVILASEKALKQYRLTPKAVIIDSAWAALDPRLMGLGPVLAATEILQRWRAALADIDLWEINEAFAAQVLACLRAWEDGDFCKGVLGLDQPLGRIDREKLNIDGGAISLGHPVGASGNRILLHLVNALHRKDLKVGIATECIGGGQGGAMLVEKI comes from the coding sequence GTGAACGAGGATCATCCTTCCAACCATTCCAACAATGCCTTGAAACAACGACCCGTCTATATCGTCGACGGATCCCGCACACCGTTTCTGAAAGTCCGGGGCAAACCGGGCCCTTTCAGCCCGGTCGACCTGGCGGTGCAGTGCGGCCGCCCGCTCCTGCTGCGTCAGGATCTGCCTCCCGACGCCTTCGACATGGTGATCCTCGGCTGCGTCAACGTCCTCGCCCATGAGATGAACCCGGCCCGGCTGGCGGCTCTGCGCCTGGGCCTGGGGGAAACCATGCCGGCCTTTACCGTTCAGATCAATTGCGGATCGGGCATGCTGTCGATCGACAATGCCTTCCGCTCCATTGCGTCCGGATCACAGGACCTGGTCCTGGCCGGGGGAGCCGAGGCGTTGAGCCAGGCGCCTCTGCTGGCGAAACCGGAAGCGGTCGCCTGGCTGGCGCAAATGCGGGAGGTCCGGTCCCCGGCGGAAAGCCTGCGCCTGATGAAGGGCTGGCGGGCGAATTTTTTGAAACCAGTGCTCGGTCTCAAACAGGGACTGACCGACCCCGTCGCCGGTCTGAGCATGGGACAGACCACGGAAATTCTGGCCCATCTGTTCGCAACAAGCCGGGAGGAAGCCGACCGTTACGCTCTGGAGAGTCACCAACGGCTGTCGCGCGCGCAAACCGAAGGCTGGCTTGAGGACGAAATCGAGGCGGCCATCTCCCCGACCGGCGAACTGTTCCAGCAGGACGATGGTGTCCGTCCCGACTCGACCCTGGAAGCCCTTTCCCGTCTCAAACCGGTCTTCGAGCCCCCCTTCGGCCTGGTGACGGCCGGAAACAGCTCCCAGGTCACCGACGGCGCCTCCTGGGTGATCCTCGCTTCCGAAAAGGCCTTGAAACAGTACCGCCTGACACCGAAGGCGGTGATCATCGACAGCGCCTGGGCCGCCCTCGATCCCCGTCTCATGGGGCTCGGCCCGGTCCTCGCAGCAACGGAGATTTTGCAGCGCTGGCGGGCGGCACTGGCCGACATCGACCTCTGGGAAATCAACGAAGCCTTCGCCGCTCAGGTCCTGGCCTGCCTCCGCGCCTGGGAGGATGGGGACTTCTGCAAGGGCGTTCTCGGCCTCGATCAGCCTCTCGGCCGCATCGATCGGGAGAAGCTGAATATCGACGGCGGCGCGATCAGTCTCGGCCATCCCGTCGGCGCGAGCGGCAACCGCATCCTGCTGCACCTGGTCAACGCCCTGCACCGCAAGGACCTGAAGGTCGGCATCGCCACCGAATGCATCGGCGGCGGTCAGGGCGGAGCCATGCTGGTCGAAAAAATTTGA